In one Streptomyces sp. NBC_01288 genomic region, the following are encoded:
- a CDS encoding bifunctional riboflavin kinase/FAD synthetase, translating into MQRWRGLEDIPEDWGRSVVTIGSYDGVHRGHQLIIRHAVEHARELGVPSVVVTFDPHPSEVVRPGSHPPLLAPHHRRAELMAELGVDAVLILPFTKEFSKLSPAEFVVKVLVDKLHAKAVVEGPNFRFGHKAAGNVAFLIEQGRTYDFEVEVVDLYVSGAAGGGEPFSSTLTRRLVAEGDVEGAREILGRPHRVEGVVVRGAQRGREMGFPTANVETLPHTAIPADGVYAGYLHVQGEAMPAAISVGTNPQFDGTERTVEAYAIDRVGLDLYGLHVAVDFLAFVRGQAKFDSLEGLLEQIAQDVKRCRELISADTGDAG; encoded by the coding sequence GTGCAGCGCTGGCGTGGCTTGGAGGACATCCCTGAGGACTGGGGGCGCAGTGTCGTCACCATCGGTTCTTATGACGGGGTCCACCGCGGGCACCAGCTGATCATCCGGCATGCCGTGGAGCACGCCCGTGAGCTGGGCGTTCCCTCGGTCGTCGTCACCTTCGACCCGCACCCCAGCGAGGTCGTGCGCCCCGGCAGCCACCCCCCGCTGCTCGCCCCGCACCACCGCCGTGCCGAACTGATGGCCGAGCTGGGGGTGGACGCGGTGCTGATCCTGCCGTTCACCAAAGAGTTCTCGAAACTGTCCCCGGCCGAATTCGTGGTCAAGGTCCTGGTGGACAAACTGCACGCGAAGGCGGTCGTCGAGGGCCCCAACTTCCGCTTCGGCCACAAGGCCGCGGGCAATGTGGCCTTCCTGATCGAGCAGGGCAGGACATACGACTTCGAGGTAGAGGTGGTGGATCTTTACGTGAGCGGTGCGGCGGGCGGCGGTGAGCCCTTCTCCTCCACACTGACCAGGCGCCTGGTCGCCGAGGGCGACGTCGAGGGCGCCCGCGAGATTCTCGGCCGCCCGCACCGGGTGGAGGGCGTCGTCGTGCGCGGCGCCCAGCGAGGTCGCGAAATGGGCTTCCCGACGGCCAACGTCGAGACCCTGCCCCACACGGCGATCCCGGCGGACGGCGTCTACGCCGGTTACCTCCACGTCCAGGGCGAGGCCATGCCGGCCGCGATCTCGGTCGGCACGAACCCGCAGTTCGACGGCACCGAGCGCACGGTGGAGGCGTACGCGATCGACCGCGTCGGCCTCGACCTGTACGGCCTGCACGTCGCCGTCGACTTCCTCGCCTTCGTGCGCGGCCAGGCGAAGTTCGACTCGCTGGAGGGCCTGCTGGAGCAGATCGCGCAGGACGTGAAGCGCTGCCGGGAGCTGATCTCGGCGGACACGGGCGACGCCGGATAG